In Dehalogenimonas etheniformans, one genomic interval encodes:
- the ruvA gene encoding Holliday junction branch migration protein RuvA: MIASLKGKIELLGTDWAVVNVGGVGYKVFVSTATLSQIQNISEVKLFTYLQVREDALSLFGFTTFEELGIFETMLSVSGIGPKLALALLSSFKADELAIIIATGNEAMLCTVSGIGKKTASRIVLELKDKVARSWAVTPLTAGAADSEVMAALGALGYSATEAAKAVVSIPKDPAMSLEDKIKYALAGLSKT; encoded by the coding sequence ATGATTGCTTCCCTAAAAGGCAAAATCGAACTGTTAGGCACCGATTGGGCGGTGGTGAACGTCGGCGGTGTAGGCTATAAGGTTTTTGTCTCCACCGCAACCCTTTCGCAGATCCAGAATATTTCAGAGGTTAAACTTTTCACTTACTTACAGGTCCGCGAGGATGCGCTCAGCCTGTTCGGTTTTACCACCTTCGAAGAATTGGGCATCTTCGAAACCATGCTCAGCGTTTCAGGAATTGGTCCCAAACTAGCCCTCGCGTTGCTTTCTTCGTTCAAGGCTGATGAATTGGCCATCATTATAGCTACCGGCAATGAAGCCATGCTTTGCACAGTTTCAGGCATCGGTAAGAAAACCGCCTCGAGAATCGTTCTTGAACTCAAAGACAAGGTTGCCAGGAGCTGGGCGGTGACCCCGCTTACCGCTGGCGCTGCCGATTCAGAAGTAATGGCCGCTCTAGGCGCTTTAGGCTATTCCGCCACCGAAGCGGCAAAGGCGGTAGTCAGCATCCCCAAAGATCCCGCGATGTCTCTCGAGGATAAAATCAAATACGCATTAGCCGGATTAAGCAAAACGTGA
- a CDS encoding valine--tRNA ligase, whose translation MTDAPMTDLPKAYEPAQVEDKWYQFWMERGYFKPAIDPNRKPFVIIMPPPNVTGELHLGHALTATLEDIMIRWHRMKGEPTLWLPGVDHAGIAAQVVVERALAKEHRTKYDLGREAFTKRMWEWANSCRSTIRKQHMRLGASCDWDREVFTLDAGPSLAVRTTFKNLYDKDLIYRGERIINWCPRCHTAISDLEVDHKDLSGHLWHIKYPLADNPEKFVTVATTRPETMLGDVAVAVNPDDERYKGLVGKKLMLPLMDREIPIIADSVVDMTFGTGAVKTTPAHDPTDFEIAQRHNLPLINIFNDDATLNKNAGRFAGIDRYAARKLIAEELAQMGLLALVQDYTHSVGHCQRCATVAEPIASRQWFVKMAPLAKPALEVVTSGQIKILPERFEKVYLNWMENIRDWCISRQLWWGHRIPVWYCKCGEVVVSVDSPTECPACHNKDIEQDPDVLDTWFSSGLWPHSTLGWPNQTEDLKYFYPTSVMETGYDILFFWVARMITMGLENTGKIPFDTVYLHGLIRDEKGEKMSKVKGNVMNPLTLIDNFGTDALRFGITTGNSPGNDIKLSENRLEAGRNFANKLFNAARFVIGFLSKSDIKPIDYTKLPVEDRWILSRLSRTEAQVASFMNDFQFGEAERELHDFIWGEFCDWYIELAKIRLQSGSEPSPLPVLLKVLDESLRLLHPFMPFITEELWQHLRQYLVGAPESIMVATYPTAHEALIDPISEEVIEGLTEVVRAIRNVRAEHKVEAGRWITAELHAGHNQGDLIQYRSAIETLGRVRPLSITADRFKGEGDSERLVLVLKNLEVVLPLSGMIDLETESKRQATELAETITQVERLRALLASGFASKAPSQVVAKEKARLEALEDKLRRLKT comes from the coding sequence ATGACTGACGCTCCTATGACCGATCTCCCCAAGGCTTACGAACCGGCTCAGGTCGAGGACAAGTGGTACCAGTTTTGGATGGAGAGGGGCTACTTCAAGCCCGCCATCGACCCGAACCGGAAGCCCTTCGTCATCATCATGCCTCCGCCAAACGTCACCGGCGAGTTGCACCTCGGTCACGCCCTGACCGCGACGCTCGAAGACATCATGATCCGCTGGCACCGCATGAAAGGCGAACCGACTCTATGGTTGCCAGGTGTCGACCATGCCGGCATTGCCGCTCAGGTGGTCGTCGAGCGAGCCCTGGCCAAGGAGCACCGCACCAAGTACGACCTCGGCCGCGAGGCTTTTACCAAACGCATGTGGGAATGGGCTAACTCCTGCCGTTCGACCATCCGCAAACAGCACATGAGGCTCGGCGCCTCCTGCGATTGGGACCGCGAGGTCTTCACCCTGGACGCCGGACCCAGCCTGGCGGTGCGCACCACCTTCAAGAACCTCTATGACAAGGATCTTATCTACCGCGGTGAGCGCATCATCAACTGGTGCCCCCGATGCCACACTGCCATTTCCGACCTCGAGGTCGATCACAAGGACCTGTCCGGTCACCTCTGGCACATCAAGTATCCTCTTGCCGATAACCCCGAGAAGTTCGTCACTGTGGCGACGACCCGCCCCGAGACCATGCTTGGCGATGTTGCCGTTGCCGTGAATCCCGATGACGAACGATATAAAGGCCTGGTGGGCAAGAAGCTGATGCTGCCACTGATGGACCGCGAGATCCCGATAATCGCCGATTCTGTCGTCGACATGACATTCGGCACCGGCGCGGTCAAGACGACGCCCGCCCATGACCCGACTGACTTCGAGATTGCCCAGCGGCATAACTTGCCATTGATCAACATCTTTAATGACGATGCTACTTTGAACAAAAATGCCGGGCGCTTTGCCGGCATTGACCGTTACGCCGCCCGTAAACTCATCGCCGAGGAACTGGCGCAGATGGGCTTACTGGCCCTGGTTCAGGATTATACTCATTCGGTGGGACATTGCCAGCGCTGTGCCACCGTCGCCGAACCCATAGCCTCCCGCCAGTGGTTCGTCAAGATGGCTCCTCTGGCTAAACCTGCCCTCGAGGTGGTGACGTCAGGGCAGATTAAAATTCTTCCGGAACGTTTCGAAAAAGTCTATTTGAACTGGATGGAGAACATCCGTGACTGGTGCATCTCCCGCCAGCTGTGGTGGGGCCACCGCATCCCGGTGTGGTACTGCAAATGCGGCGAGGTAGTCGTTTCAGTCGATTCTCCGACAGAGTGTCCCGCCTGCCACAATAAGGACATCGAGCAGGACCCGGACGTCCTCGACACCTGGTTCTCCTCGGGTCTCTGGCCGCACTCGACACTCGGCTGGCCTAACCAGACCGAGGACCTGAAGTACTTCTACCCAACCTCCGTCATGGAGACCGGCTACGACATCCTCTTCTTCTGGGTCGCCCGCATGATCACCATGGGGTTGGAGAACACCGGCAAGATCCCCTTCGACACCGTCTACCTCCACGGCCTGATCCGCGACGAGAAGGGCGAGAAGATGTCCAAAGTCAAGGGCAACGTTATGAATCCCCTTACCCTGATCGACAATTTCGGCACCGACGCCCTGCGTTTCGGTATCACCACCGGTAATTCTCCCGGCAACGACATAAAGCTGTCGGAGAACCGCCTGGAGGCCGGGCGCAACTTCGCCAACAAGCTCTTCAACGCCGCTCGCTTCGTCATCGGCTTCCTTTCGAAGTCCGACATCAAGCCGATCGACTACACCAAACTGCCCGTCGAGGACCGTTGGATCCTGTCGCGGCTGTCACGTACCGAGGCGCAGGTTGCCTCCTTCATGAACGACTTCCAGTTCGGCGAGGCCGAGCGCGAGCTCCACGATTTCATCTGGGGCGAATTCTGCGATTGGTATATCGAACTGGCCAAGATCCGCCTGCAGTCCGGTTCAGAGCCATCGCCCCTACCCGTGCTCCTGAAGGTCCTCGACGAGTCGCTGCGGCTGCTCCATCCCTTCATGCCCTTCATCACCGAAGAATTGTGGCAGCATCTCCGCCAATACCTCGTCGGAGCACCTGAATCGATCATGGTCGCGACTTATCCTACCGCGCATGAGGCCCTCATTGATCCCATTTCGGAGGAGGTCATCGAGGGCTTGACCGAGGTCGTCCGCGCCATCCGCAATGTCCGTGCCGAACACAAGGTCGAGGCCGGTCGCTGGATCACCGCCGAGCTCCATGCCGGCCACAATCAGGGTGATTTGATCCAATACCGGTCTGCGATTGAAACTCTCGGCCGGGTTCGCCCACTGTCTATCACCGCTGACCGTTTCAAAGGAGAAGGCGATTCCGAACGCCTGGTGCTGGTGCTGAAGAACCTGGAGGTAGTCCTCCCTCTCTCCGGCATGATCGACCTCGAGACAGAATCCAAGCGCCAGGCTACGGAACTTGCAGAGACCATCACCCAGGTTGAGCGTCTTCGCGCGTTGCTGGCGAGCGGTTTTGCCTCCAAAGCCCCGTCCCAGGTCGTTGCCAAGGAAAAAGCCCGCCTCGAAGCGCTTGAGGATAAGCTCCGGAGATTGAAAACTTAA
- a CDS encoding RidA family protein: MKKEIIHTDQAPKAIGPYSQAVKTSNLLFTSGQLPIDPATGEVSGDISVQTKRVLENLKAILTAAGGSLDDVVKATVFITDLSNFSAMNNVYSSYFKALPPARSTVEVSGLAKNSLVEIEVVAQIGGGG, translated from the coding sequence ATGAAAAAGGAAATCATCCACACCGACCAGGCGCCGAAAGCCATCGGGCCTTATTCTCAAGCCGTAAAAACGTCCAACCTGTTGTTCACTTCCGGCCAACTGCCTATCGATCCAGCCACGGGTGAGGTATCGGGAGACATATCGGTCCAGACTAAACGGGTGCTCGAAAATTTAAAGGCTATTCTAACCGCCGCCGGGGGATCGCTTGATGACGTTGTCAAGGCGACGGTGTTCATAACCGATCTTTCAAATTTTTCCGCGATGAACAACGTCTATTCCAGTTACTTCAAAGCATTGCCGCCAGCCAGGAGCACCGTCGAAGTGTCCGGATTGGCTAAAAATTCTCTTGTCGAGATTGAAGTTGTGGCGCAAATTGGGGGCGGGGGATAA
- a CDS encoding GyrI-like domain-containing protein, with protein MEKIDLRKQLKHLYNPPVDNPVFVEVPDFNYLMIDGRGLPDGPDAIAAIEALYAVAYTIKFTIKKEKDIDFGVMPLESLWWSDDMNDFIHTNKANWQWIYLIMQPNFITSSMVEQAIREVSKKKNPAAIEKIRFAQLSEGKAAQIMHIGPYSAEGPNIEKIHSLIKGSGHKFDGAIQKHHEIYLSDPRRIPPEKWKTVIRQPFV; from the coding sequence GTGGAGAAGATCGACCTAAGGAAACAACTCAAGCATCTCTACAATCCGCCGGTTGATAATCCGGTTTTTGTCGAAGTCCCCGATTTCAATTATCTTATGATCGATGGCCGCGGCCTGCCGGACGGACCTGACGCTATTGCCGCAATCGAAGCACTTTATGCGGTTGCATACACCATTAAATTCACCATAAAGAAAGAAAAAGACATCGACTTTGGCGTAATGCCGCTGGAGAGTCTGTGGTGGTCGGACGACATGAACGATTTTATCCATACTAACAAAGCCAACTGGCAGTGGATTTACCTGATAATGCAACCGAATTTCATCACATCTTCGATGGTTGAGCAGGCAATAAGGGAAGTATCTAAAAAGAAGAATCCTGCCGCCATCGAAAAAATCAGGTTTGCGCAACTGTCCGAGGGAAAAGCGGCGCAAATAATGCATATAGGCCCATATTCCGCAGAAGGACCTAACATCGAAAAGATCCACAGCCTGATAAAAGGGTCCGGTCACAAGTTTGACGGAGCGATACAGAAACACCATGAAATCTACCTATCCGATCCCAGGCGGATTCCACCGGAAAAATGGAAAACAGTGATCCGGCAACCGTTCGTGTGA
- a CDS encoding peptidase zinc-dependent, producing the protein MIGGVLTALSDHLQKEFGVPVENMDLFRDVSFAFNRRRNQYSSPKILKKLKAISKGFEDKLLGIVDVDLYCPDYDFVFGEADAGSGVATLSLYRLKQDTADSRLVSSRIIKEATHEVGHLFNLGHCEDPKCVMSFSVGNLSQIDAKSASVCLPCKSFVHISKARTIAN; encoded by the coding sequence ATGATCGGCGGAGTTCTGACTGCTCTTTCGGATCATCTTCAAAAAGAATTCGGTGTGCCGGTTGAAAATATGGACCTTTTCCGGGATGTTTCATTTGCTTTCAACCGCCGGCGCAACCAGTATTCCTCGCCGAAGATACTAAAAAAACTCAAGGCCATTTCAAAGGGATTTGAAGACAAGCTTTTGGGTATCGTCGATGTTGACCTATATTGCCCGGATTATGATTTCGTTTTCGGTGAGGCGGATGCGGGTTCAGGAGTCGCCACACTATCACTTTACCGGCTGAAACAGGACACCGCGGACAGCAGATTGGTTTCATCGCGTATTATCAAAGAAGCTACCCATGAAGTCGGCCACCTTTTTAACTTGGGCCACTGCGAAGACCCTAAATGCGTGATGAGTTTTTCAGTGGGAAACCTCTCGCAGATAGACGCCAAGTCCGCCTCCGTCTGCCTTCCCTGCAAGTCTTTTGTTCACATATCCAAGGCAAGGACTATAGCAAACTAG
- a CDS encoding DUF5670 family protein, with protein sequence MSTLLLIAIALLVIWIIARLFFKSLGCLIHLALIAAVILAIIWLFKTVF encoded by the coding sequence ATGAGTACTCTACTTCTAATCGCAATAGCCCTACTGGTGATCTGGATAATCGCCAGGCTCTTTTTCAAATCGCTCGGCTGTCTTATCCATCTAGCATTGATTGCAGCGGTGATTCTCGCCATTATTTGGCTATTTAAAACCGTCTTCTAG
- a CDS encoding response regulator transcription factor translates to MAKTRVMIADDHAVLREGMRRLLEQEKDMEVVGEASDGEEAVRLVDELKPDVVLMDIVMPKLTGVEATKLIKKANPSTAILILTAYSDIRYILGLLEAGASGYLLKSARADEIVGAIRAVRSGESVLDSMATRKLLERVVNLSKETPEDKSRGQLSPREIEILRLAARGMSNRDIAEKLELSMRTVKAHLSNIFNKMRCSSRTEAIVKGFREGYVTLDDVPQGIESYEKEKI, encoded by the coding sequence ATGGCTAAGACGCGTGTCATGATCGCCGACGACCATGCCGTACTCCGCGAAGGCATGCGGCGCCTTTTGGAACAGGAAAAGGATATGGAGGTGGTTGGAGAAGCCTCCGACGGCGAAGAAGCCGTCCGCCTTGTCGATGAACTGAAACCCGATGTTGTGCTCATGGACATCGTCATGCCCAAGCTCACCGGCGTCGAAGCGACCAAGCTGATCAAAAAGGCTAATCCGTCGACTGCGATTCTTATCCTGACGGCATATTCTGATATCCGATATATTCTTGGCCTGCTCGAAGCCGGCGCCAGTGGTTACCTCCTGAAAAGCGCCCGAGCTGATGAGATCGTGGGCGCCATTCGCGCCGTCCGATCCGGCGAATCCGTCCTGGATTCCATGGCCACGCGTAAGCTCCTAGAGCGGGTGGTCAACCTGTCTAAAGAGACTCCTGAAGACAAGAGCCGTGGTCAACTATCTCCCCGCGAGATCGAGATACTCAGGCTTGCCGCCCGAGGAATGAGCAATCGGGACATCGCCGAGAAACTCGAGCTTTCTATGCGCACCGTCAAAGCGCACCTATCGAACATCTTCAACAAGATGCGCTGTTCCAGCCGCACTGAGGCCATCGTCAAGGGCTTCCGCGAAGGCTACGTTACATTGGACGATGTACCCCAGGGCATAGAGAGCTATGAAAAAGAAAAAATCTAG
- a CDS encoding PAS domain S-box protein, with amino-acid sequence MKKKKSSLPDQDYRNLFENASDAIWVQDLEGRILYANKAAERLTGYGHDELVDHDVIKFLADVRSHDIAREVRRRLTAGEEFPQPYEQRIVRSDGTLAIWRMATSLVIVDGEVKGFQHIARDITAEKQLQDNMRFYVQEVIRAQEDERKRIARELHDEVSPSLLLLIQRIDAITSNNRLKLSEVMKEKMEDLRVQTVEALESTRRIAQDLRPRILDDLGLIPALEWMADNLIKKHGIEAKVTITGREQLLSSEVQLLLFRIAQEALNNVRKHSDASQVEITVTFGDEKTVVSVADNGKGFPIPQRVSDLAAGGKLGLAGMQERAQLIGGHVWLKSDPGHGTIVTVEVPNQGNVCEIPTPAQELERRIRT; translated from the coding sequence ATGAAAAAGAAAAAATCTAGCTTGCCCGATCAGGACTACCGCAACCTCTTCGAAAACGCCTCGGACGCCATCTGGGTGCAGGACCTTGAAGGACGCATCCTCTACGCCAATAAGGCTGCCGAGCGACTGACTGGCTACGGGCACGACGAACTGGTTGATCATGATGTTATCAAGTTTCTCGCCGACGTTCGTTCCCACGACATAGCCCGCGAAGTCCGGCGGCGCTTAACAGCGGGCGAGGAATTCCCCCAACCTTACGAACAGCGAATCGTCCGGAGCGACGGCACCCTGGCGATCTGGCGCATGGCTACCAGCCTGGTGATCGTCGACGGCGAAGTTAAAGGGTTTCAGCACATCGCCCGGGACATTACGGCGGAGAAACAGCTCCAGGACAACATGCGGTTCTATGTACAGGAGGTCATCCGTGCCCAGGAAGACGAGCGGAAGCGGATCGCCAGGGAATTGCACGACGAGGTCTCACCCTCTTTGCTGTTGCTCATCCAGCGCATAGACGCCATCACCTCCAACAACCGCCTCAAACTCTCCGAGGTGATGAAGGAGAAGATGGAGGACCTCAGGGTCCAAACCGTAGAAGCCCTGGAGAGCACCCGGCGCATCGCCCAGGACCTCCGCCCGCGCATCCTCGATGACCTTGGTCTGATTCCTGCCCTCGAGTGGATGGCAGACAACCTTATCAAAAAGCACGGCATCGAAGCCAAGGTAACCATCACCGGGCGGGAACAACTCCTGTCCAGCGAGGTCCAGTTATTGCTTTTCCGCATTGCCCAGGAAGCGCTCAACAATGTCCGCAAGCATTCGGACGCGTCCCAGGTCGAGATCACAGTCACCTTTGGAGATGAGAAAACGGTCGTCTCTGTCGCCGACAACGGCAAGGGCTTCCCCATCCCGCAACGGGTTTCTGACCTGGCAGCCGGCGGTAAGCTGGGCCTTGCGGGAATGCAGGAAAGGGCTCAACTTATCGGTGGACATGTATGGTTGAAAAGCGATCCCGGCCATGGCACCATTGTTACGGTTGAGGTCCCCAACCAGGGTAACGTGTGCGAGATACCCACCCCGGCGCAGGAACTTGAACGACGAATACGAACTTAG
- a CDS encoding universal stress protein codes for MFKRILLPLDGSEAAEAVIPYAEEMAKRMGSTLILFHACEDSHRQARGMHKLYMDKLAEIISQKINLSGQQTNVLVEQRMGEFTSSLCEYIENNDISLVILVAHGFTSPSAKSIVDDVVRLAKCPTMLVRHERQPEGDRGVIRRILVPLDGTPYAQQILSVARRISENFKADIVLFSAVKSAGRTAADIENQKKEASKYLDGVAATLPRLNVTPIIAETNDFATAIDEAAFQSKSDMVTMVTNSRVTEWAENSISRKILNTGATSLLIVHRK; via the coding sequence TTGTTTAAACGAATTCTACTTCCCCTTGACGGTTCCGAAGCGGCCGAAGCGGTAATTCCTTATGCAGAGGAAATGGCAAAAAGAATGGGTTCTACTCTCATTCTGTTTCATGCCTGCGAGGACTCACACAGGCAGGCCCGGGGAATGCACAAGCTTTACATGGACAAATTGGCGGAAATAATCAGCCAAAAGATAAACCTGAGCGGTCAACAAACGAATGTCTTGGTGGAACAGAGGATGGGAGAGTTCACCTCCAGCTTATGTGAGTATATCGAAAACAACGACATCAGCTTGGTGATACTGGTCGCCCACGGCTTCACCAGCCCATCGGCCAAGAGCATCGTTGATGACGTGGTTCGCCTGGCTAAATGCCCGACGATGCTTGTGCGGCATGAGAGGCAACCCGAGGGCGACCGTGGCGTCATCAGGAGGATACTTGTCCCCCTGGACGGCACGCCGTACGCCCAGCAGATTCTTTCGGTGGCGCGAAGAATCAGCGAAAATTTCAAAGCTGATATCGTGCTTTTTTCTGCGGTCAAATCTGCCGGACGCACTGCGGCTGATATCGAGAATCAAAAGAAAGAAGCTTCGAAATATCTGGACGGCGTCGCCGCGACGTTGCCCAGATTGAATGTGACGCCCATAATCGCGGAAACAAACGACTTTGCAACCGCGATAGACGAGGCAGCTTTTCAGAGCAAGTCCGATATGGTGACCATGGTTACTAATTCAAGGGTAACCGAATGGGCGGAGAACAGCATCTCCCGTAAAATTCTAAATACGGGTGCAACCTCACTGTTGATAGTTCACCGGAAATAA
- a CDS encoding FmdB family zinc ribbon protein, translating into MPVYEYECPKCNSKFEVTRKFSETGGNSCPSCGAEGRRIYCAPFLVFKGPGFYVTDSRTEVDPELEHRKKEKEAAEKAEKGETSPEVKKPEPVPESKSKGGQSGIPEQKMTIYPSR; encoded by the coding sequence ATGCCAGTTTACGAATATGAATGTCCCAAGTGCAACTCAAAATTTGAAGTAACGCGAAAATTCAGCGAAACCGGAGGAAACTCGTGTCCCTCCTGCGGGGCCGAAGGTCGGAGGATCTACTGCGCTCCCTTCCTGGTGTTCAAGGGCCCCGGCTTTTATGTGACGGACAGCAGGACCGAGGTCGATCCCGAACTGGAGCATCGTAAGAAAGAAAAAGAAGCGGCAGAAAAAGCAGAGAAAGGTGAAACGTCACCCGAGGTCAAAAAACCGGAACCAGTTCCAGAGTCAAAAAGCAAGGGTGGGCAATCCGGAATCCCCGAGCAAAAAATGACTATCTACCCAAGTCGATAA